Sequence from the Desulfotignum phosphitoxidans DSM 13687 genome:
GAACCGGTGCCAGAATAACGTCCACTGTTCTGCAACTGCAAATCGGATTTTTGCATACTTCAAAAATACACCCATAGGTTTTCTGGATTCCATCCTCCAAAATGAGGGCAATATATTCTCCGGTCTCTTTATCCTGTTGAAACACCATATGTTGTCTGCCTCCAAAAAATTATATGAATTATCTTTCCAGCACGACCTGCTTTCCCCATCTTTACGCCTGGTGGAAGCACTGCCGGAACTGTCGAATGAACACCGGGTATCTCACCGTCTGTTTTACCCCCTATTCCAAAACAGTCAAGGCTATTTTGGAATAGGGGGTAAAATAGTCATATGCGTCACATCCATGATCATATCCTAAAGGACCTGAACGGGAAAATGGTATTCACCGTCTGTTTGATTCCGCGTCCTGGTACAGGTGCGTGGACAATACCTCATTGTGCCGCACCATGCCCAACAGTTTTTTGGGATCATTTTTGTCCACCACCACCAGCCAGGTGTTGCCGGAATGTTTCTTAAGGGCCGCCATGGCGGTTTCAATGGAGTCGTCCGGGGTCAGCTTCAGGGGGACGCGCGTGGCAATGTCCCCGGCCACCACGATATGCCGGAGACCGGGTTCAAAAAGGGTGTCCGCGATATCGGTATACTTGATCACCCCCACCAGTTCATTCTGCCTGTTGACCACGGGCAGCTGATCATAACGGGAATGCCCCAGTGCTTTCAGGACCTCGTCAAACGGGGTGTCATTGGGGATCGGTTCCACATTTCGCCGCATGATATGGGAGACGCAGATACCGGCCCGCTGGCCGGCGGCCCCGGAAAGGGCGATCCCAAAGGCATCTTTCACCTGGTGCACAGCCAGGCCCAGGCCTTCGGTGAACCCCACAGGACTCCGCAAGGCCATGAGATTGAGCACGGTCACCTCACCGGCATTCACCAGGGACCACCGTGTCAGAAAAGGTCCGGCCACCTCGAACACCACCACTGCCGCCAGCACCACCGTCTGGATGCTTTGCCCTGGGCCGGGCCAGGACCGGGCCAGGGTGCCGGCAAGCCCGATGGCCAGGCCTGCCTGGGCCAGCATAGCAGGCCCCAGCCATCTCTTCTGCACATGGGAGGCACCGGCGGCAAACGCCCCCAGGGTGCAGCCGAAATACTTGCCCCCACTCCGCAGCACCACATACGCCGCACCGATCCATCCCATATACACCAGGGATTCCAGGTGAAGTTCCGCCCCCGCCATAATGAAAAAAAGCACATACAGCGGATAGTCAACCACTGACAGGTCTTTGATGGTCCGGTCCCTGAACGGAGACGCATTCACGGTGGCCACACCGGCGAAAAGCGTGGCCAGCATGGCAGACACCTCCAGAAACCCAGCCAGGCCCACACTGATGAACACGGCGGCCAGAACCAGAATCTGCCGGTCCACCTGGCGGGTCAGCCGCTGGTCCATCACGGCGGTCAAAACACCGATACCGATGCCCAGCCCCACGGGAACGGCCAACTGATACACTGTTTTTGAAACAGATCCTGCCGCATCGGGCAGCAGGTTGCCCAACAGGATAAAAACGACAATGGCCAGCAGGTTGTTGATGCCGATCAAGGGCAGGATGGTGTCTGTCAACGGACCCTCGGACTGACACTCCCGTATGACCATCTGGGTGGCGGCCGGTGCCGTGGTCACGGACATCACGGCCAGAAATCCGGCCACCAGAACGGACCGGCTCAGCAGATAGGTGCCCGCCCCCACCAGCAATGCCGTCAGCCCGATTTCAAAGGCGCTGACAACAAACAGCCCTGACCCGATTTTCCGCACTGCCTTGAGGCTGAAACTGCCGCCGATGGTGAACACAATCAACCCCAGGATCATATCATGGACCGGGATCAGGGCATGAAACTGCCCGGTGGTAATCACCCCGGGTAGACCCAGCACCCCGCCCACAGAGGGGCCCGCAGCCACGCCCACGGCCAGATAACCCGTGACCCGGGGAATCCCCAGAGACGCACTGATCCGGCCGGCACCCAGGGCCAGGAGATACAAAATTCCCAGAGACAGCAGCACAGGCAGCATGGTCCTCCTCCATTGTTTCGCTGTTCAACAAACAGCGCTGATATACTACCGTTCCCCGGGAAAAAACACCAGCCTGGTTTGCGAATTCCGGAAAAGTCATTCGGATCTGATACCCTCCCGGTCTTCAGGTTTTGGTTTGATTCGATTTTTTCATGACATTGTATTTGACAATGGATCTGATGCGACGTATATTAATAATAATATTATACGTCAAGCATACAATGAGGTGAAAATATATGAATACCAAACTCACACTCCGGCTTGAGGAAAACCTGATCAGAGCTGCTAAAAGACATGCCGGCACACTTGGCAAATCGGTTTCTCAAATGGTTGCTGATTATTTTTATCTGCTGGACACCCATTCTATGGATAACAAACAACCACTCACGCCCATCGTGGCATCGTTGAGAGGGTCCTTGAAGGAATCCGGTGTTGATGAAAAAACGTATAAAAGATATCTGGAAGACAAATATCTGTGAAAATTCTTTTTGATACCAATGTGGTTCTTGATGTCATGCTTGACCGGGAACCCTTTGCAGAACCGGCAAGCGAACTGATGTCTCTTGTTGAAAGCAAAAAAATATCAGGATTGCTGTGTGCCACAACAGTGACCACGATCCATTATCTATCCACCCGGGTGCTGGGATCAGCCAAAGCGCAGAATCAAATCAGGGATCTTACCATGCTTTTCGAAATCGCCGCTGTCAACAGAACCGTGATTGAAGACGCTCTTATTTCAAAATTTTCAGATTTTGAAGATGCTGTATTATATCAAGCCGCCCGCCATGCAGGAGCAAAAGCGATCGTTACAAGAGATTTAAAAGGATTTAAAGGATCTGAGCTGCCAATCTACAGCCCTGTTGAAATGCTTACAGCACTTCAGCTGTCAAATACCCGGGGTGACTGAAGCAGAAAAAATCATGCAGCAGGACAAAGATCTTCTCCGTGAGCTGTCAAACCGCTTCTGGCACACGTAGCTGCTCATACAAAAATTCAGGGGCAATGTCAGCACCGTTGTCCCAGAACAGCGTCTTAAATTCAGGATGAATCTGAAATTGGCAAAAAATGTCTTTATTTCTTAAGGGCTGAAACATCGGCCCTTGCAACACATCCTTCAGATCAACGGTTCCCGCTTTACCATCTGCAAAACGAATAAAAACGATATAATCTCGAACATATTTTGCGTCCACGACTTCAGGGATCATAGCTTACTCCAACGGCTTAATTTTCTTGGGATACTGGCCCGACTGAATTGCAGTCCAAGCCTCTAAGAGTTCATCCTGGTGCTGTTCATACCATTCTAAAACAAGCCGCATGGCTCTTTTCGGAAAAAAACCGCGCACCACGCCGGTCTGAATATCAACTGTGATCTGGTATTCTCCATATACTGCATGAAAATGGGGCGGTGCGTGATCCTGTGGGAATATACCAATCACAATTCCTAAAAATCGACAAAGTTCTGGCACATCATGACTCCGATGATACAAATTCACACCAAACTTAATCATAGGCTGTCATATACTGGGTGTTATGTCAATGAGCACATGGAAATATATGGGTGTCCTAAAGGAAAAAATGACCATTATGGAAACGCTGGAAAAAGCCATGAGCGACGATGTGTTGGGCAGTTTGTTCCCAAAAACATTGTGCAGAAAGTACCGATATGCCAGACAAATATTATTCAATGATGTGGTATTTCATGCGGGAGCGGTTGAAATGAAAAATGGGTTCGGCCGGGTTGACAGCTGGCGAAATATCCTTTCAAACGAGATCTGCGCCATGAGCCGGATGGAACCTAAAGATTATGCGGATATTCTCTATATTGCCGAAGACATATTGAAAGGCCGGGAAAACCGGATGAAGCATCTTTTCAAAAACAGCCCGGGCGGACAATAAGGAATTTCTGCTGCCGCCTCTTTGAAAGAACTGTCAGGCGGATGGACCCGGACAAAAGCCGCCGAATTCCAGGCATATTCACTTTATCTCATAAAAAGAGCCGGGGGACAAAAATGACCGCGCGCTTTCCAGATAGCTGTCTGACATGGCACGGATGCTTTCGGCAAGCTGTTCCGGATTGTCATAGGTCTTTTTCACCTTTCCGGGCGAACCGGTGACAAGGGAATGAGGCGGTATCACGGTGTTTTCCAGCACCACCGCACCGGCTGCGATGACCGAGCCTTCTCCGATCACTGCCTGGTTCATGATGACAGCACCCATGCCGACAAGGCAGCCGTCTCCAATGGTACATCCGTGGATCACACTTCTGTGGCCGATGGTGATGCCATGGCCGATGGTCAGGGGAATGCCTTCATCCGCGTGGCACATGCACAGATCCTGGATATTGGTTTTTTCGCCAATGGTGATCGCGTCCAGATCTCCCCGGATGACCGTCTGAAACCAGACGGAAGAATCTCTGCCGATGCGGACATTGCCGATGATCTGGGCCGAGGGGGCGACAAACACGGATGGGTGAATCCGGGGAGTATGGGCTTTAAACGCGTACAGTGGCATGGCGGTCCTTTTTTAATAACCATCATGGCCTGAAAGACCACAACAAAACATAATGATAAAAGCATCAGCGCCAAGTATCCGCTTAACACTTAACACTTAACACTTAACACTTCATAAAATATTATATCCGTTATCAAGAAAATAACAAGCCGGTTGAAGACCGAAAATTTTCCGTGACCTGTCAAACCGGTGAGCCGGACATATCTCTCCCTGTCTTGTCATTTCCAATCTTCATATGGTATGATTTATTCTGAATCCAGGAGAGAAGGAAACGCTGGAAAAAGCCATGAGCGACATGGACAACAAT
This genomic interval carries:
- a CDS encoding PIN domain-containing protein; translation: MKILFDTNVVLDVMLDREPFAEPASELMSLVESKKISGLLCATTVTTIHYLSTRVLGSAKAQNQIRDLTMLFEIAAVNRTVIEDALISKFSDFEDAVLYQAARHAGAKAIVTRDLKGFKGSELPIYSPVEMLTALQLSNTRGD
- a CDS encoding DUF6364 family protein yields the protein MNTKLTLRLEENLIRAAKRHAGTLGKSVSQMVADYFYLLDTHSMDNKQPLTPIVASLRGSLKESGVDEKTYKRYLEDKYL
- a CDS encoding DUF2442 domain-containing protein, with amino-acid sequence MIPEVVDAKYVRDYIVFIRFADGKAGTVDLKDVLQGPMFQPLRNKDIFCQFQIHPEFKTLFWDNGADIAPEFLYEQLRVPEAV
- a CDS encoding CBS domain-containing protein, producing MLPVLLSLGILYLLALGAGRISASLGIPRVTGYLAVGVAAGPSVGGVLGLPGVITTGQFHALIPVHDMILGLIVFTIGGSFSLKAVRKIGSGLFVVSAFEIGLTALLVGAGTYLLSRSVLVAGFLAVMSVTTAPAATQMVIRECQSEGPLTDTILPLIGINNLLAIVVFILLGNLLPDAAGSVSKTVYQLAVPVGLGIGIGVLTAVMDQRLTRQVDRQILVLAAVFISVGLAGFLEVSAMLATLFAGVATVNASPFRDRTIKDLSVVDYPLYVLFFIMAGAELHLESLVYMGWIGAAYVVLRSGGKYFGCTLGAFAAGASHVQKRWLGPAMLAQAGLAIGLAGTLARSWPGPGQSIQTVVLAAVVVFEVAGPFLTRWSLVNAGEVTVLNLMALRSPVGFTEGLGLAVHQVKDAFGIALSGAAGQRAGICVSHIMRRNVEPIPNDTPFDEVLKALGHSRYDQLPVVNRQNELVGVIKYTDIADTLFEPGLRHIVVAGDIATRVPLKLTPDDSIETAMAALKKHSGNTWLVVVDKNDPKKLLGMVRHNEVLSTHLYQDAESNRR
- a CDS encoding DUF4160 domain-containing protein, with the translated sequence MIKFGVNLYHRSHDVPELCRFLGIVIGIFPQDHAPPHFHAVYGEYQITVDIQTGVVRGFFPKRAMRLVLEWYEQHQDELLEAWTAIQSGQYPKKIKPLE
- a CDS encoding gamma carbonic anhydrase family protein, producing MPLYAFKAHTPRIHPSVFVAPSAQIIGNVRIGRDSSVWFQTVIRGDLDAITIGEKTNIQDLCMCHADEGIPLTIGHGITIGHRSVIHGCTIGDGCLVGMGAVIMNQAVIGEGSVIAAGAVVLENTVIPPHSLVTGSPGKVKKTYDNPEQLAESIRAMSDSYLESARSFLSPGSFYEIK